In Zingiber officinale cultivar Zhangliang chromosome 1A, Zo_v1.1, whole genome shotgun sequence, a genomic segment contains:
- the LOC122025581 gene encoding DNA repair protein recA homolog 3, mitochondrial-like, whose translation MARLLRHASLRRTICALEIHGDGTGASSFQFCKFSSQAKKKSKLDVSDCGKENQSKKDLALQQALDQITASFGKGSIMWLGRSHAPSEVPVISTGSFLLDMALGIGGLPKGRVVEIYGPEASGKTTLALHVIAESQKNGGYCAFIDAEHALDPALAKAIGVNTHNLLLSQPDCGEQALSLVDTLIRSGAVDVVVVDSVAALVPKAELDGEMGDAHVALQARLMSQALRKLSHSLSRSQAILLFVNQIRAKMSTFGGFGVTQEVTSGGNALKFYASVRLNIKHIGFVEKDKEIIGRKVSVKIVKNKHAPPFRTAEFELEFGKGIRRESELLELGLKHNFVTKSGLSMYGFNGQNFRGKDAIKHHLLENDADREDLITKLRQKILHDEAVKKVDPDINTQNREESEEVTSDTTDEEIVVDA comes from the exons ATGGCAAGGCTTCTCCGTCACGCTTCTTTAAGGCGAACGATATGCGCATTAGAG ATACATGGAGATGGAACTGGAGCATCTTCTTTCCAATTTTGCAAATTTTCCTCTCAAG CTAAAAAAAAGTCCAAGTTAGATGTATCTGACTGTGGCAAAGAAAACCAGTCTAAGAAAGACTTGGCTTTACAGCAAGCATTGGATCAGATTACAGCTTCATTTGGGAAGGGCTCAATCATGTGGCTTGGTCGTTCTCATGCTCCTAGTGAAGTTCCTGTTATATCTACAGGATCTTTTTTGTTGGATATGGCACTGGGAATTGGTGGTCTGCCGAAG GGGCGTGTTGTGGAGATATATGGTCCAGAGGCTTCGGGAAAAACAACACTAGCCCTTCATGTAATTGCAGAATCTCAGAAGAATGGAG GGTACTGTGCTTTCATAGATGCAGAGCATGCTCTCGATCCGGCATTGGCAAAGGCTATTGGTGTAAATACTCATAATTTGCTATTGTCACAGCCAGATTGTGGTGAGCAGGCACTTAGTCTTGTTGACACTCTTATTAGGAGTGGTGCAGTTGATGTTGTGGTTGTGGACAGT GTGGCTGCCCTTGTGCCCAAAGCTGAACTTGACGGCGAGATGGGAGATGCTCATGTGgccctccaagcaaggttgatgaGCCAAGCTCTGCGCAAGTTGAGTCATTCGTTGTCACGGTCACAGGCAATTTTGTTGTTTGTTAATCAG ATTAGAGCAAAGATGAGCACATTTGGTGGGTTTGGAGTAACACAAGAAGTTACCTCGGGTGGCAATGCCTTGAAATTTTACGCATCTGTTCGCCTGAACATCAAACATATTGGCTTTGTCGAAAAAGACAAGGAG ATTATTGGGCGCAAAGTCTCCGTGAAGATAGTGAAGAATAAGCATGCCCCTCCATTTAGAACAGCTGAATTTGAGCTTGAGTTCGGCAAGGGGATCCGCCGTGAGTCCGAGTTACTTGAACTAGGACTGAAGCACAACTTTGTTACCAAAAGTGGTCTGTCTATGTATGGTTTCAATGGACAAAACTTCAGAGGAAAAGATGCTATTAAACACCATCTGTTGGAGAATGACGCAGATAGGGAAGACCTAATTACAAAGCTGCGACAGAAGATTTTACACGATGAGGCTGTCAAGAAGGTTGATCCTGACATCAACACTCAAAATAGGGAGGAGTCGGAAGAGGTCACCTCTGATACAACTGATGAGGAAATTGTTGTTGATGCTTGA